The sequence below is a genomic window from Planctomycetia bacterium.
TGAGCGTGCTGCTGATGCCGATGTGGCTCTTGTCGGGCGCGTTTTTTCCGGCGGATTCCCCTTGGTTGGCCTGGATCATGCGTCTCAATCCGCTCACCTATGGCGTGGCCGGGATGAGGCGTATCCTGTATTGGAACGCGGAGGGCGCGACATTGCCCGACGCACTGCCGAGCCTGCCCATGTGCTGGGCCGTCACGCTTGGCTTCGCCGCGGCAATGACGTTGGCCGCGTGGTGGATTTCGCGATATCGCACGCAGGGAGACATGCAATGAATCACGCGGCCGTCCGCATTTGGGCGTTTCTGCTGCTCGCCATCGTCGGCGTCTACGGCGCTTGGAGCGTGTACCGCTACGCCGATTCGGGCGCGGCGAAGTCAAACGTCTACATCGGCGAAGCGACGGTGGATCCCGATGCGCCGAAAACTCCCCAAGCGCCGTCATCCGACAAAGACCTGCGGTTTATCGAACGGAGCGGCAACGAGTTCAAGCTTTCCGACATGGATGGCAAGCTCTGGATCGCCAGTTTCTTCTTCACCTCTTGCCCGGGCGAGTGCAAGATCCTCAACAACGAATTGGCCAAGCTCCAGCACGAATACGGCGACCGCGACGTGACGTTCGTCAGCTTCACGTGCGATCCGACCAATGACACGCTGGAAGAGCTGCGCAAGTACGCCGACTACTACGCCGCCGATCCGCAGAAGTGGCTCTTCGTCCGCGGCGATATCGACTACACGTCTTTCATCGGCATCACGCGATTCAAGGTTTCCGTGGTGCAGAAATCGCACACCGATCGGATGATCCTGATCGGCCCGGACGGCAAGATCGAAGACTATTTCTCCGCCAAACAACCATCCGACATGCTGAAGGTGCGCAAG
It includes:
- a CDS encoding SCO family protein, with amino-acid sequence MNHAAVRIWAFLLLAIVGVYGAWSVYRYADSGAAKSNVYIGEATVDPDAPKTPQAPSSDKDLRFIERSGNEFKLSDMDGKLWIASFFFTSCPGECKILNNELAKLQHEYGDRDVTFVSFTCDPTNDTLEELRKYADYYAADPQKWLFVRGDIDYTSFIGITRFKVSVVQKSHTDRMILIGPDGKIEDYFSAKQPSDMLKVRKALDKLLPAEMSEPNVSNTSDSPRSHGDTERGGFYRETREMTRKK